The Plasmodium relictum strain SGS1 genome assembly, chromosome: 9 genome window below encodes:
- a CDS encoding CRAL/TRIO domain-containing protein, putative, with the protein MMDDHSVSEYISKDVLAYEPTEEEIKFYHKNNLKSIRYIFCGKELDDFEKQKIKELKDYVDNLKLKEREKDKEGNSKKTTLETYESLFKDTIFFDDNYVLRFLQGNEFIYEKCYNDMLRHLKWRQENLPIQLGEIKEFLNKGYCYIHGRDKQMHPIIIINCKNIISANTKDVLSVLYYWLEFCISKLLIEGKIEQWRVIIDLTSCSVLNIPISALKDISRNLSCNYRSRLSKMLVLSAPLVVTGIWHMLKSIIPVVTQQKITITSSEIEKKLLDQVHLNQLEKKFGGTCNNVTKFDEPILP; encoded by the exons atgaTGGATGATCATTCTGTTTCTGAATATATATCAAAGGACGTTTTAGCCTATGAGCCAACGGAAGAAGAAATtaaattt tatcataaaaataatcttaaaagtataagatatattttttgcgGAAAAGAGCTAGATGATtttgaaaaacaaaaaataaaagaattaaaagattatgttgataatttaaaattaaaagaaagagaaaaagataaagaaggaaattctaaaaaaacGACATTAGAAACTTACGAATCCCTTTTTAAAGATACCATATTTTTTGATGATAATTATGTTCTTAGATTTTTACAAgg aaatgaatttatttatgaaaaatgcTATAATGATATGTTAAGACACTTGAAATGGAGACAAGAAAATCTTCCAATACAATTAGGAGAAATTAAGGAGTTTTta aataaaGGATATTGCTATATTCATGGGAGAGATAAACAGATGCATccaattataattataaattgcaaaaatataatatcaGCAAATAca AAAGACGTTTTAAGTGTCCTATATTACTGGCTAG aattttgtatatcaaaattattaattgaaGGTAAAATTGAGCAATGGAGAGTTATAATTGATTTAACTTCTTGTAGTGTTTTAAATATTCCTATATCTGCTTTAAAAGATATTTCTAGAAATTTAagt tgtaaTTATAGATCTAGGTTGTCAAAAATGTTAGTTCTAAGTGCCCCATTAGTTGTTACCGGGATTTGGCACATGCTTAAATCAATTATTCCT gTTGTTACACAACAAAAAATAACTATAACGTCTTCGGAGATAGAa aAAAAATTGTTAGATCAAGTTCACTTAAATCAATTGGAAA aAAAATTTGGAGGAACGTGTAATAATGTAACTAAATTTGATGAGCCTATTTTGCCTTAA